The Petropleomorpha daqingensis genome includes a window with the following:
- a CDS encoding DUF2182 domain-containing protein: protein MSAPAQARAAGEGLAPAFAAVRVRLGLVALLFVLAAVGWWWTVREMQGMDDGPWTALGALGWFLGVWVVMMAAMMFPSVAPTVALYSRMTRSRAPLQPLVFVAGYLLTWAVAGLVAFGAVALVNALAGDVLAWDRAGRWVAGTTLIVAAVYELTPLKDVCLGKCRSPLGLLLGSWRDGPAGALRMGAKNGAWCVGCCWALMASLFALGVMSIVWMAVVAGIIAVEKTLPWRRVATYGTTALLLALGVLLLVAPDAIPALTVPGSASMTEMAP from the coding sequence GTGAGCGCCCCGGCGCAGGCCCGGGCCGCCGGCGAGGGACTGGCCCCCGCCTTCGCCGCCGTGCGCGTGCGGCTCGGCCTCGTCGCGCTGCTGTTCGTCCTGGCCGCGGTCGGCTGGTGGTGGACGGTCCGCGAGATGCAGGGCATGGACGACGGCCCGTGGACCGCCCTCGGCGCGCTCGGCTGGTTCCTCGGCGTCTGGGTCGTGATGATGGCCGCGATGATGTTCCCGTCGGTCGCGCCGACGGTGGCTCTCTACTCCCGCATGACCCGCTCGCGCGCGCCGCTGCAGCCGCTGGTCTTCGTCGCCGGCTACCTGCTCACGTGGGCCGTCGCCGGCCTCGTCGCCTTCGGAGCCGTGGCGCTGGTGAACGCGCTGGCCGGCGACGTGCTCGCCTGGGACCGCGCCGGCCGCTGGGTCGCCGGGACGACGCTGATCGTCGCCGCCGTGTACGAGCTGACCCCGCTCAAGGACGTGTGCCTCGGCAAGTGCCGCAGCCCGCTCGGGCTGCTCCTCGGCTCGTGGCGCGACGGCCCGGCCGGCGCGCTGCGCATGGGCGCGAAGAACGGCGCCTGGTGCGTCGGCTGCTGCTGGGCGCTGATGGCGTCGCTGTTCGCGCTCGGGGTCATGAGCATCGTCTGGATGGCCGTCGTCGCCGGGATCATCGCCGTGGAGAAGACGCTGCCCTGGCGGCGGGTCGCGACCTACGGGACGACGGCGCTGCTGCTCGCGCTCGGCGTGCTGCTCCTCGTCGCGCCCGACGCCATCCCGGCGCTCACCGTGCCCGGCAGCGCCTCGATGACCGAGATGGCGCCCTAA
- a CDS encoding mycothiol transferase produces MRSRDLLLYAYDQIQGTLKRALDGLTAEQLTARVGPEANTIAWLAWHLVRVQDDHVAEVAGREQVWKAGGWARRFDLPFDDDATGYGFGPDDVAAVRVESPQLLLDYAAAVHEQSKDFLRGLSDDDLDRVVDERWDPPVTLGVRLVSVLSDDLQHTGQAAYLRGLLT; encoded by the coding sequence ATGCGAAGCCGAGACCTGCTGCTCTACGCCTACGACCAGATCCAGGGCACCCTGAAGCGCGCCCTCGACGGGCTGACCGCCGAGCAGCTCACCGCCCGGGTCGGGCCCGAGGCGAACACCATCGCCTGGCTCGCGTGGCACCTGGTCCGGGTGCAGGACGACCACGTCGCCGAGGTCGCCGGCCGGGAGCAGGTCTGGAAGGCGGGCGGCTGGGCCCGTCGCTTCGACCTGCCCTTCGACGACGACGCCACCGGCTACGGCTTCGGTCCGGACGACGTCGCCGCCGTCCGCGTCGAGTCGCCGCAGCTGCTGCTCGACTACGCGGCCGCCGTCCACGAGCAGTCGAAGGACTTCCTGCGGGGGCTCTCGGACGACGACCTCGACCGGGTCGTCGACGAGCGCTGGGACCCGCCGGTCACCCTCGGCGTCCGCCTGGTGAGCGTGCTCTCCGACGACCTGCAGCACACCGGCCAGGCCGCCTACCTGCGCGGTCTGCTCACCTAG
- a CDS encoding DUF1326 domain-containing protein — MSWNLKGSYAETCSCELMCPCNTSLDHGATYDYCRVVLAWDIREGQVEGTDVGGRRVVLIADTPKVMTDGNWRLGVFIDDGASDEQFDKLVQVYGGQLGGPMAALGPLVGEMLGVERAPITISGDGLRHGVRVGDVIDFEIEDIVPFGKPDGTPVRFDGMFHPVAPNLTMAEAKRSRIDAFGIRYEGKTGLSTSEFSWAA, encoded by the coding sequence ATGTCGTGGAACCTGAAAGGCAGCTACGCGGAGACCTGCTCCTGCGAGCTGATGTGCCCGTGCAACACGTCGCTCGACCACGGCGCCACCTACGACTACTGCCGGGTGGTCCTCGCCTGGGACATCCGCGAGGGGCAGGTCGAGGGCACGGATGTCGGCGGCCGCCGGGTCGTGCTGATCGCCGACACCCCGAAGGTGATGACCGACGGCAACTGGCGGCTGGGCGTGTTCATCGACGACGGCGCGTCGGACGAGCAGTTCGACAAGCTCGTCCAGGTCTACGGCGGCCAGCTCGGCGGCCCGATGGCCGCGCTCGGCCCGCTGGTGGGGGAGATGCTCGGCGTGGAGCGGGCGCCGATCACCATCTCCGGAGACGGGCTGCGGCACGGGGTGCGCGTCGGCGACGTCATCGACTTCGAGATCGAGGACATCGTCCCGTTCGGCAAGCCGGACGGGACGCCGGTCCGCTTCGACGGCATGTTCCACCCCGTCGCCCCGAACCTGACGATGGCCGAGGCGAAGCGCTCGCGCATCGACGCCTTCGGCATCCGCTACGAGGGGAAGACCGGACTGTCCACGTCGGAGTTCAGCTGGGCCGCGTGA
- a CDS encoding acyl-CoA dehydrogenase family protein → MTSPTDFYAFEDLLEPDEIAIRDRVRAFCEQEVTPRINDYWERAQFPFELVPKIAELGISGGTVEGYGSPGMSAVAAGLVAAEWARADGSIGTFYGVHSFLAMQSIAMLGSAEQRERWLPQMARLEKIGAFGLTEPRHGSDAVGLETSARRDGDSYVLNGQKKWIGNGSIADYVLIWARDEEGNVGGYVVEKGTPGYTATVMTGKTALRAVWQAEITLDDVRVPAENRLENCRSFKDVSTVLDRTRYTVAWRALGLATASYELALAHALEREQFGQPIAGYQLVQDKLARMLAEITAMQLMCWRLSKLADEGRMTAAMASMAKMNHAAKARAIVADARDILGGDGILLEHHVARHHADMEAVFTFEGTDSVQALIVGREITGLSAISGRRPDRR, encoded by the coding sequence GTGACCTCGCCGACCGACTTCTACGCCTTCGAGGACCTGCTGGAACCCGACGAGATCGCGATCCGCGACCGGGTGCGCGCCTTCTGCGAGCAGGAGGTCACCCCGCGGATCAACGACTACTGGGAGCGCGCGCAGTTCCCCTTCGAGCTGGTGCCGAAGATCGCGGAGCTGGGCATCTCCGGCGGCACCGTCGAGGGCTACGGGTCGCCGGGCATGAGCGCGGTCGCCGCCGGTCTCGTCGCCGCCGAGTGGGCGCGCGCCGACGGCAGCATCGGCACCTTCTACGGGGTGCACAGCTTCCTGGCGATGCAGTCGATCGCGATGCTGGGCTCGGCGGAGCAGCGGGAGCGCTGGCTGCCGCAGATGGCTCGGCTGGAGAAGATCGGCGCGTTCGGGCTCACCGAGCCGCGGCACGGCTCCGACGCCGTCGGCCTGGAGACCTCGGCCCGCCGGGACGGCGACTCCTACGTCCTGAACGGCCAGAAGAAGTGGATCGGCAACGGGTCGATCGCCGACTACGTGCTCATCTGGGCCCGCGACGAGGAGGGGAACGTCGGCGGGTACGTCGTCGAGAAGGGCACCCCGGGCTACACGGCGACGGTGATGACCGGGAAGACGGCGCTGCGGGCGGTGTGGCAGGCCGAGATCACCCTCGACGACGTCCGGGTGCCGGCCGAGAACAGGCTGGAGAACTGCCGCTCGTTCAAGGACGTCTCGACGGTGCTCGACCGCACCCGGTACACCGTCGCCTGGCGTGCCCTCGGCCTGGCGACGGCGTCCTACGAGCTGGCCCTGGCGCACGCCCTGGAGCGCGAGCAGTTCGGGCAGCCGATCGCCGGCTACCAGCTGGTGCAGGACAAGCTGGCCCGGATGCTGGCGGAGATCACCGCGATGCAGCTCATGTGCTGGCGGCTGTCGAAGCTCGCCGACGAGGGCCGGATGACCGCGGCGATGGCCTCGATGGCGAAGATGAACCACGCCGCGAAAGCGCGGGCGATCGTCGCCGACGCGCGCGACATCCTCGGCGGCGACGGGATCCTGCTCGAGCACCACGTCGCCCGGCACCACGCGGACATGGAGGCGGTGTTCACCTTCGAGGGCACCGACTCCGTGCAGGCCCTCATCGTCGGCCGGGAGATCACCGGCCTGTCGGCGATCAGCGGACGGCGCCCCGACCGCCGCTGA
- a CDS encoding lipase family alpha/beta hydrolase encodes MSRPIDRRLLAATEPLRAAASAGAFAAALPVLAFAPRGDRHPVLVLPGLGATDLSTGTLRRWLRSLGYPVVGWELGRNRGPTQEVVDELPRLLARLHAQHGSPVSIVGQSLGGIYARRLALRAPAQVRQVITLGSPFAASRPEPGSPAARVFERYRPLHSTRRLSTSRTPLRRALPMPSTSIYSRWDGVVPWRACLQETGPTSENIAVRASHLGMGLDPAVLWVVADRLAQPADAWRPFRRPTRLGLGVLFPDD; translated from the coding sequence GTGAGCCGCCCGATCGACCGCCGGCTGCTGGCGGCGACCGAGCCGCTGCGCGCCGCCGCCAGCGCCGGCGCGTTCGCCGCTGCCCTGCCGGTGCTCGCCTTCGCCCCGCGCGGCGACCGGCACCCCGTGCTGGTGCTGCCGGGGCTGGGGGCGACGGACCTGTCCACCGGGACGCTGCGCCGCTGGCTGCGCAGTCTCGGCTATCCCGTCGTCGGCTGGGAGCTGGGCCGCAACCGCGGGCCGACCCAGGAGGTGGTCGACGAGCTGCCGCGTCTGCTCGCGCGGCTGCACGCGCAGCACGGGTCGCCGGTGAGCATCGTCGGGCAGAGCCTCGGCGGCATCTACGCCCGGCGGCTGGCGCTGCGTGCGCCGGCCCAGGTCCGGCAGGTGATCACCCTCGGCTCGCCGTTCGCCGCTTCCCGGCCGGAGCCGGGTTCGCCGGCCGCGCGGGTGTTCGAGCGCTACCGGCCGCTGCACTCGACCCGGCGGCTGTCGACGTCCCGGACTCCGCTGCGCCGCGCGCTGCCGATGCCGAGCACGTCGATCTACTCCCGCTGGGACGGCGTCGTCCCCTGGCGGGCGTGCCTGCAGGAGACCGGGCCGACCAGCGAGAACATCGCCGTCCGGGCGAGCCACCTGGGCATGGGGCTCGATCCGGCCGTGCTGTGGGTGGTCGCCGACCGGCTCGCCCAGCCGGCCGACGCGTGGCGGCCGTTCCGCCGTCCGACCCGCCTCGGCCTCGGCGTCCTCTTCCCCGACGACTGA